The region TGATGTTGATAGAATTAAAAGCGAAGAAAAGTTAGTTAATAAACAAGATAACCCGAAAGATTATAAGGATGATACACAGACAAATGGTGAACAGCTAGACAATGATCTTCACACTTGGATTGCTAAAAATGTAGTTACACAGGATCAAAACTCAAGTGATAGAGAATGGCTTAATGGTGTTGTTAACTCATTAAAAGCTGCATTAGCAACTTATAATCTTCAGGGGAAAGTTCTGGAATTAAGACTCACTCCTAATGCTGCAATTGTCAGGTTGAAGGGATCTGATCGATTAAGAGTAGAAGATATAGAAAAGAAAAAATCACAGCTTTTAACAACACACGCTTTAAATATCATTAATGTGCTCCCGCAGCCCGGAGAAATTGTTGTCTTTATAGAAAGACCGGAACGAGAAACAATTTCACTAGCAAATGTGTGGAATACTAGAACTTTAAAAAGTGACGTCAAAGACACAAACTTAAATTTCGTAGTGGGGGTCAAAGAAGTAGATGGAGAACTACTGTATTTAAATCTTGGTGGTCCTTTTGGTGGGTTAGAGCAGCACGCACCGCACACCCTAATTGCTGGGGAAACAGGGAGTGGAAAGTCTGTATTAATACAAACTTTAATTTTAGATATTTGTGCTACCAACTCCATTAATACTGCAAAGATTTATCTTATTGATCCAAAATATGGAGTGGACTATCAGAATTTAGAGGATTTACCGCATTTAACTGAAGGTATTGTAATTGATCAAAATCGAGCATCAGAAATTTTAGAGGATCTTGTTAATGAGATGGAAAATCGGTACTTAATGTTTAGAGAATATAAAGTGCCAAATTTAAAAGAGTATAACGAAAAGGTTCCGGAAGATAAAAAACTGCCTTTCATATATCTAATTCATGATGAGTTTGCCGACTGGATGTTAATAGATGAGTATAAAAGTATTGTTTCTTCGACAGTTCAAAGGTTAGGGGTGAAGGCGAGGGCAGCCGGAATTCACCTGATTTTTGCCGCACAAAGACCTGATAAGGATGCTCTGCCAATGCAATTAAGAGATAACTTAGGCAATAGACTTATTTTAAAAGTGGGTAGTATAGGAACTTCCGAAATTGCTCTGGGAGAAAAAGGCGCTGAGAATTTGTTAGGCAAAGGTCATCTTGTCGCAAGGTTGTCTGGGGAACCAAACTTAATTTATGCACAAGTACCGTTCATTTCCAGTAGTGATATATTTAATTTAAGTCAAGTTATAAAGAAGCGTTAGCTTAAAGAAGTGGTGAACTTATTACTCACCATCTTCTTTATTTTCTTCCTGTAGTTGTCGCCTCTTAATATCGTAATCCTCTTCCGTTGCGTGATTCCACTGAGCATCTAATAATAGTTCTCAGATTTAAGGGAAAACATTGGAAAATACTTTTTTTTGCAGTATATTAGTGTATAAGATGATATACAGGGAGGGAATTATTATGGCCCACTTTAGGCCAATGGCACGAATAATTTCTCATTTAGGAGAGAGGTTAATTAGTAGTACAAAGGTTGCACTTTTAGAATTAGTTAAAAACTCATATGATGCCAAGTCTAAATTTGTAGAGATTACTATAAATCAGTATGATAAACAAATTATCATTTATGATGAAGGTCACGGCATGGACGACAAGACTATTGAAAACCATTGGCTTGTAGTAGGAACAAATAACAGACTTCAAAGGAAAGGTTCAATTGGGGATGATCAGGAGGAAGTGCCACTTGGAGAAAAGGGCTTAGGTCGTTTTTCTACCATGAAATTAGGTAATCACCTACTTTTACAAACATCAACTAAAGATTCTGACGTTCAATGGAATTTAGAAATTGACTGGACTAAATTTGGTTACAAGAGTGACTTATACTTGGATCAGGTTAATAATAACTTATATGAATTATCTAAACAAAAAGAAGGTTCATATACCAAGCTGATAATAAGTGATATAAAGGATTTTATTAGTGAGGAATGGGATAAGGTGGAAGTAGAGAAGTTTATTTCTAATACTGCAGCTAAGTATATAAATCCTTTTTATGAATTACCAAGAAAATTTAACATTAAAGTTTGGTTTACAGACCGTAATAATAAGAAAAGTTTTATTAAGATTGGTCAGACTGAAAAAGAATTGTTAGGTCAAGCACATCATGAAATTAAAGGAAAATATACTCCCGGGAAAATTCACTATCAATTTCAAGTAAGAAGGAACGGAACTATTGTCGACCAAGGTGAAGATAATATTCTTTTAGATTCTAAAATTGAAGACAGAGACCCTTTGGAATCAGGCTTTATAGGAGAATTTAGATTTCATTTTTATATATTTAATAGGCGTAGGTTAAATGAAATGACTGGTTTTGAAAATACTAGAGTTATCCGCGAAATTCTAGACAGATATACTGGTGGGCCGATGATTTTTCGAGACGGTTTTAGGATATTTCCTTATGGTGATCCCGGAGATGATTGGTTGGAATTGAATAAGGAAAAGTATAGAAAAGGAAAAGCGAGTATTATAGGAGAGCAAACAACAGGTTATATTGCCTTAAACTCTAATAAATCTCCATATCTAGTAGATCAAACAAATCGTGAGGGACTGGTTAAAAATAAATCTTATGAAAATTTTAATTTTATTGTAAAAAGTGTATTTCAAAAGTTATTAAATATAGTTGAAAGAAATGAACCAAAAGAAACATCGAGTGATATTACCAGTCATGCAAAAAAATCAGCAATGAATATAGAGAAAACTATTCTAAAAATTTCTCAAAGCAGTGATATAGAGGAAAAAGATATAAAGCTAATTATTCAAGAGTCTAAGTTAATAAATAAAGGAATTAAGGAACTAAATAGACGAGAAAAGGCTTTACTAGAAACATCTAGTGTTGGAATGACTTCAATGCAAATTGCACATGAGATTCATAACTTTATGCAAAAAATCTTGTCCAAACTAGATGATTTAAAAAGAGAACTACCGAATGTGTATTTAACTAATATTGAAATGCTTGAGTTAAATATTAAGTCCCTTAAAACTATGATTTCCCAAATAGATGAGCAGGCTTCAACATTAAGAAGAGCAAAATCAAAGGTGAATCTTGTTGATCAAATTCAACAAATAGTGGATACTTCAAAATCATTGTTAAGTAACTATAACAATAGAGCCATTGAAATCAATGTTGAATCAGAAGTTGTTAGTCTATATATAAAAGTGAATAAAGGTTTACTAATTCAACTTTTTGATAACTTACTAATAAACTCCTTTTACTGGATAAACTCTTTAGGGACAAGTGATGAAATAGATAAGGGAGTAATTAATATTAAGATTCAGAGGGATGGGAATGTTGTTTTCTATGATAATGGGCCGGGAATTTCTATTTTAGATGCTGAAGCAATTTTTGAACCATTCTTTTCTAGAAAAAGGGATGGTAAAGGATTAGGTTTATTTATTTGCAGAGAGATTGCAGCCTATCACAAAATTAACCTAGAAATATTGGAATATAGAAATCAAAGAGATAGGTTATATTGCTTTAATCTAGATTTTTCTGAGATTGTATTAGGGGGAGAGATCTAATGTCCGTAGAAAATTTACTAGGATCTTTGGGTGTTTCAAAAATACTTTTTATTGATGATCAATTAGAGTTGGATGATGATGAAAAATTCCAGCAGGTGGTGCTTTATTTATCTAAAGAGAAAGATAACACAGAATTAAAGCAAAAGTTAAATACAGATACAAATTTAAGTGATGGAGAGTTAGAGCTAATATTCGTGGAAGAAGATTTCGATTTTTTACTAGATGATGAAGAAAAGAGGAACGATATCTATGTGGTTATAGAAGATTATGATAAAGAAATAATGAATGGCCATGCAAAACATATTGAAAAAAAGTTATCTGACTATTTCGGTAGTGACAAAATCGAAACCGCAAAGACGCCGGAAGAAAAAGATTTTAATGATTTTGAACTGATTATAATGGATTATAATTATTCTAAAGGTGAGTTTACTGCCCTAGATATTTTAAAGAGTAATGATTTTGATGATCAGAAGTTAAAATATATTATATTTATTAGTTCTCATAAGGAATTCGAATATAAAGAAAAAACATATAAGATGACTGATTCAGAAAGTAGACAGGATCTATTTAGAAGATATAGTAGCAATAATATTCTTGAATTCAAATCTATATTAAATTATATAAATAAAGATACAGTTCATAGAAAAGATGACTTTTACGCAGCATTATATGAAACATTATTAGAATTGGAATCAGGCAAACTAATGTTTGAATCATTATTTTCTATGAAAAAGTTGCTAGATAAGGGTGTTAATGATGCCATAAGTAAACTGTTATTAACAAATAGTAAAACAATGAAAGCCTTAATATCTGAAAAACTTGAAATAGAAGGAGTTTCTGAAACTACCTATATAGTTGAACTAAGTTTAGCATTAGTTAAGAATTTAATTACTGATAGTGTAACTCAAATGAAAGAAATTCATGAAAATTTATCTAACATTCAGGGATGGACTTGTGAAATATGGGATTATGAAACAGATAATCATTTAAGACAGTTAAGAAGAATAGAACTGTTGGATGAAAATATTAATGTTAGGAATGCTCCAATAGACTTTGGGGATATTTTCGAATTAAGAATACAAGATAACCCAGTAAGAGGTATTCTTGTAACACAATCATGTGATTTAATGGTAAGAGAGGTTAAGGGAAAAATTCGAAGGAATGCTGAAGTGGCATCAATTATTTTAGAGGTTCCTCAAGTGACCGGACAAAGTTGTATGAGATTTAGATTAGGGACAGAAGAAATAATATTTGATGTAAGAAAAAATATTCTTATCCCTTCTTGGCTATTAGATCTTACAACTTTAGACTCGGACAATGGTAAATCAAAATTTGAATTAAACCAAAGTATAGATAGAGAGTTTACTTGGGGGAGTTTTTACTATAAATATTTAACAAAGTTAATAGAAGACAGATCAAAAGAATTAAAAGATTTTTCAGATGGGGAACATACTACATGGTCCGATAACATTGCATATTCATTTTTAAAGGTGCAAAATAATTTAGATTTTCATGTTTCAAGAATTGGAAGATTGGATTATTTACATACTACATCTATTCTGAAACAAAAAACCGAGTTAGAGACTCGGGTTCCTTTATCTTTAGATATATCAAGTGAAGAAATAAAATTTTCACCTCTTAAAACTCAATTGAATTCTCAGGAAACTAATCTAAAATTCTTTTATAATGAAAGGGATAAATGTGCCTTAGTAGACGTTAACCATCTCTTAGAAACAATTCAAAAAGAAGGATTTGAAATCACACAAGAAAATGTGGATGGTGTTATAACAGAAATCTCGACAAACCATCGAAAAAAATTATATCTTAATGATCAATTAAAGGAACAGAGAATGCTAATAATAGATGAAGAGACAGCAGAGACATTTAAACAATTTGGAATTGAAATAAGAAATAGTAAAAAGAAAAGATCTGTGGATGTAATTTGTCGACATAATAGGACTATTACTGAAGCAGTAAGTCAGAGATAATACAACTTAAACTTAAAAGAAGACAAGTGAATCCGGTTTCTGGACTTCGTGGATCATTATGGATTTACGCCTAAGGTACATCGTCCCTATCGTCCACAAACGAAAGGGAAAGTAGAACGCTTCATCGGATATATGAATGGATGGCTAGAAACCTCTCTGTACAGTCATTACATGATTCTGAGATGGGTGGAAGAAACGGCAAACCAACGTGTTCATAGCACAACCGAACGAAAGCCGGTAGAACTTTGGATGAAAGAATCTTTACATACATCCTGCACCTTCGACATACGATGTTAGTTATATCGCCTATCGCAAGATTGGCAGAGACAGTGTACTAAACTATCATGCACGGAAACTGCTTATGCCATCTAAAATGGCTCGCCAGGAAGTGATGATCAAAGAAACGTTGGACGGTCAAATAACAATCTATCATCGCGGTAACCCTGTGTTGAGTTATACAAAAGATGACCACGTATTACCACTATCAGAGCAGATAAGAAAAAAGCAACGTTCAAAGGCGGACACCTCAAACGCTGCTTCAGGTATAGAGGTCGCGGTGCGCCCACTAAGCGTCTACGACCAATTCATCAATGAGAGGAGCGATCCGTCATGAATCAAATCATTGATACATACTGCGAATCGCTCAAATTGACCAAAATTCAATCAGAATGGCATTCTCTCATAGACGAAGCTTCTAAAGATAATATACCATATCATGCATTTCTTGAGCGAGTGCTGGGGATAGAAAATCAAGACAGAATTGAGCGAAGCAGAAAGACATTATTGAAATTATCGCGGTTGCCTTTTCGAAAAACGCTTGATGGGTTTGACTTTGACCGGGTTACCGGCGTGAGCAGACGGGATATTGAAGAGTATATGAATCTGAGTTTCATTAAAGAGAATCAAAGTCTCGTCTTTTTAGGACCATCCGGTATAGGGAAAACACACCTGACGTGTCGATTGCATTAGAGGCCGTAAGAAATGGCCTTTAAAAGTATTTCATGACGGCCCAAGAGCTTGTCACAACGCTTGAAACCGCAGACAATCAGGGAAAACTAGAGAAGAAGATCAGAGGGCTGGCAAAGCCTTCTCTCCTCATAATCGATGAGAAGGGCTATTTGAATCTGTCAGATAACGGAGGTCACTATTTGTTCCAAGTGATTAGCCAACGATATGAGAACAGTTCGATCATCTTAACATCTAAAAAGACCTTCAGTGAATAGGGTGAAGTGCTCGGCAATGGAATCATTTCCACAGCTATTCTGAATCGACTTGACAATCATTCCAACTATCAACTCTTTAATTAAAGACACCCTTCATTTAAAGTGTACCCTTTGTAAAGGACAATTTATAAAAAGCCTAAGCTGCTCTAAGAAGATGATCTCTGTATTGAACAGGGGGCATCTTTTTCGTTTCCATTGATATCCGTAGTGATTGTAATTGGTCATATACTGTTTTCTTTCAAAGCTTTTAAGTAGTGGCGAGACCAATAAAACGTTGACAAATATTTCTTATAATTATACTATTTTTACAGGTCGTACTAATTTTTTAGAATGGACTATATAATTAGTAAAGGGTGAGGACATGGATAATAAGTCAAAACAACTCTCTATTTCGATTGAACAGTCTAAGTTATTAGGTAGTGCACTTCGGGTCAAGATCCTTCATGCTCTCGAGGATGTGCCGAGAACTGCTAAACAAGTCGCAGACCAGCTTGGTCAGACTCCAGGGAACATTCACTACCATATGCAGAGACTGTATGAAGGTCAACTCATTGACCTTATTGAAACGAAAGAAACCGGGGGTATCGTAGAGAAATACTATAAGGCGAAATCCACGTGGTTTAACATTAAGTCTGATTCAAAATCTATACCTGGGGACACGTCAACCACTCGAATGACAACACGCTTGTTACTTACCAAAGAAGATATAGAACAGTTTCAATCTGATCTTCGAGAACTCCTTGATCAATGGGGACGTAAATTACCACAAGGCAATGGAGAGGGGATGTTGGAGTATGCCGTGGATATTTCGTTACAGGAGATTAAAGATGAGGAATCAAACATGATGGAAAGTGAAAAAGGAACTAAGCGGTGAAGGTCTAATGGAAAGTAGATGAGCATATCTGAACTGGTGTGAATGACCAAAAATGAGATAAAGGAGGAATTTTATGGATATGGAGCCGTCGAAAGAAATACAACAACAACCTCAGAGCGAGCGATTGTCTTCTCTGATAAGGAACAAAAAATTCTTACTTTTATGGTTTGCCAGTGTTTTTTCAGGATTGTCTTTCTCTATTTATTTTTTGACTAAAAGTTGGTATGTGGTTGATGAACTTAGTTTAAAGGCCTTTCTCGGTGTAGTCCTAATGGCCATGACCGTTCCACGTGTTTTACTCATGATGATTGGGGGAGTATTAGCGGATCGATTTAGACGTTCCACGATTATGTTTAGCTCATTAATAACAAGAAGTGGGCTTTTATTTGGGATGGTCATTCTTCAGTATATGGGCTTAATTAATATATGGATACTCATTGGATTTGCTTTTTGTATTGGGATTTTAGATGCTTTTTTTTGGCCAGCTAACCATGCAATTTTACCCTCTATTGTATCGAAAGATCACCTCACTCGTGCGAATTCCTTTTTACAGAGCACAAACCATCTTACCTTAATTATTGGACCGATGATCGCTGGGTGGCTCATCACGATGATCGCTTATGAATGGATTTTTGGAACGATAACGTGCTTGCTCATCATAGGGGCCATATTGATATACCTAGTAAAAGAACCGTTTGATAAGCCGGAAGTTAAGCGTCAGCCTTCACCACTAAAGGATCTTACAGAAGGATACTCTTATCTGAAGCGTTCACCTGTCTTGCTCAGTTTAATGTGGACTAGTATATTCGTCAATTTTTTTATCACTGGACCTGGTACGATGGCCATTCCTTTAATAGTAGAAGAACGTTTAATGGGTGGTCCCTTAGAACTTAGTTATTTAGAAAGTACGATTGCAGGAGGGTTGATACTGGGCGCAATCATTATCGGTATCATCAATCTTAGGTCAAAGCGAGGCCTTTTAATCATAACAAGGATAACTATTCTGGGAATATCTATCGGACTATTAGGACAGGTCACATTCCTTTTGGCAGGCGATTTTAGTCTTGGCTATTTTAGGTATGGGTATCACTATAGGAGATATACCAGCTAGAGCTATAATCC is a window of Caldalkalibacillus salinus DNA encoding:
- a CDS encoding sensor histidine kinase produces the protein MAHFRPMARIISHLGERLISSTKVALLELVKNSYDAKSKFVEITINQYDKQIIIYDEGHGMDDKTIENHWLVVGTNNRLQRKGSIGDDQEEVPLGEKGLGRFSTMKLGNHLLLQTSTKDSDVQWNLEIDWTKFGYKSDLYLDQVNNNLYELSKQKEGSYTKLIISDIKDFISEEWDKVEVEKFISNTAAKYINPFYELPRKFNIKVWFTDRNNKKSFIKIGQTEKELLGQAHHEIKGKYTPGKIHYQFQVRRNGTIVDQGEDNILLDSKIEDRDPLESGFIGEFRFHFYIFNRRRLNEMTGFENTRVIREILDRYTGGPMIFRDGFRIFPYGDPGDDWLELNKEKYRKGKASIIGEQTTGYIALNSNKSPYLVDQTNREGLVKNKSYENFNFIVKSVFQKLLNIVERNEPKETSSDITSHAKKSAMNIEKTILKISQSSDIEEKDIKLIIQESKLINKGIKELNRREKALLETSSVGMTSMQIAHEIHNFMQKILSKLDDLKRELPNVYLTNIEMLELNIKSLKTMISQIDEQASTLRRAKSKVNLVDQIQQIVDTSKSLLSNYNNRAIEINVESEVVSLYIKVNKGLLIQLFDNLLINSFYWINSLGTSDEIDKGVINIKIQRDGNVVFYDNGPGISILDAEAIFEPFFSRKRDGKGLGLFICREIAAYHKINLEILEYRNQRDRLYCFNLDFSEIVLGGEI
- a CDS encoding DDE-type integrase/transposase/recombinase; protein product: MDHYGFTPKVHRPYRPQTKGKVERFIGYMNGWLETSLYSHYMILRWVEETANQRVHSTTERKPVELWMKESLHTSCTFDIRC
- a CDS encoding ATP-binding protein: MNQIIDTYCESLKLTKIQSEWHSLIDEASKDNIPYHAFLERVLGIENQDRIERSRKTLLKLSRLPFRKTLDGFDFDRVTGVSRRDIEEYMNLSFIKENQSLVFLGPSGIGKTHLTCRLH
- a CDS encoding ATP-binding protein — encoded protein: MTAQELVTTLETADNQGKLEKKIRGLAKPSLLIIDEKGYLNLSDNGGHYLFQVISQRYENSSIILTSKKTFSE
- a CDS encoding ArsR/SmtB family transcription factor, which gives rise to MDNKSKQLSISIEQSKLLGSALRVKILHALEDVPRTAKQVADQLGQTPGNIHYHMQRLYEGQLIDLIETKETGGIVEKYYKAKSTWFNIKSDSKSIPGDTSTTRMTTRLLLTKEDIEQFQSDLRELLDQWGRKLPQGNGEGMLEYAVDISLQEIKDEESNMMESEKGTKR
- a CDS encoding MFS transporter, translating into MEPSKEIQQQPQSERLSSLIRNKKFLLLWFASVFSGLSFSIYFLTKSWYVVDELSLKAFLGVVLMAMTVPRVLLMMIGGVLADRFRRSTIMFSSLITRSGLLFGMVILQYMGLINIWILIGFAFCIGILDAFFWPANHAILPSIVSKDHLTRANSFLQSTNHLTLIIGPMIAGWLITMIAYEWIFGTITCLLIIGAILIYLVKEPFDKPEVKRQPSPLKDLTEGYSYLKRSPVLLSLMWTSIFVNFFITGPGTMAIPLIVEERLMGGPLELSYLESTIAGGLILGAIIIGIINLRSKRGLLIITRITILGISIGLLGQVTFLLAGDFSLGYFRYGYHYRRYTS